aaccgatctacgactgtgaatagtaggaagtaacaatgcgataaagttaacctaatcagtaatcaaaccgatttaacaatcaatcgaactcgagactcgaattatgcgaattttggtattgttatacgtgtgtgtgtgccttatgtgttacttgtgcgtgtttaccttatgtttggtgtgatattcaagcaaatcaatcgaaaatcgaatcgaaactcgaaaagcaaacgaactcaatcgaaaccgacatcaaaacgtgacttataggagattgtatgttagatatagtagttgggactgaaagtaatttgactaggaaccctatcgtattcgtatcatcgtccatcgaaatcgaaacgtcaaaaatcgtcgcaaaatactcaaagtgtgtcgcggatcgaacaggaggcaacctgatcgaacaggccagccgatcggctagcatcttgccagtcgatcgagcagcccattcgatcggagctcctggccgatcggctgccactttcctcttttggagcctataaatagggctgtcattgtcatactttccatttttggaaagctctgaccgaaccagccatcttcttcaccttttctcagatttctctcaatcccggtaagttttcactctaattcttgtacgatcttgatcattacttgattctacacctttctatctttcaaaaacttgaattctaaccgtgaaatcaccaagatctaggtgttcttgggtgatgccatcatgatgttcttgaagaacatcatgttctggcctcattcaactatgaatggcttagatctaaccgatttccacataaacaagttaagatctatcaaagatctaaacatccacaagttgtgaaggattgaaagaaggaattccaactttctttcaactcttttacactcaatgccttcgaAATCAATAGAAAcagagcttgaaccggctaactaatcattcaaatagttaaaaggttcaagattcgggttctatgaacaaggttcaccgatttcgggttaaactctaaaccgacattccgaaccgttcaccggccggacttgggtgattcctgttcgagccaagggaacaagtaggaacggaggttatcatagttcaacacgttgtcaagataccttgaaagaatgataaataaacaaacagccacgtgttagacgaaaggccgaccaggtcagaaaggctggccgaacggctaggctgttcgaacagcccagccgatcggacatgccaaccgatcgaccgggccagccgatcagcTAGCACATGGTGTCCCACTTTTCTAAACttttgaggtatagtattgacgaagtagtgttcgatcgaacatggcactcgattggtgaacattactgttcggatcatgagatactatgcttcaacacttaatcgttttcacaactcgttcgtagtagggaatgccagccgatcgaatagactgttcgatcgagtgacattcagttggggactaaccttgaagctcctagccgatcgagtgagctagccgatcgagtgagctagccgatcgaacgaaccgttcgatcgaccgacttgaaaggtaggaacacttcagtgttctcaaatactacaacgaaaacttcaaaagttcaaatcctctaacacaaacacaccagagtaagaaacaatccactcgaatggtccagccgatcgagcctaccggtcgatcgaacgggactgtccaatcggatataccagccgatcgaacgggccgttcgatcgaacctgccgttcgatcgaccagcccattcgatccatccatacttgtttacttttccgcgttacttatcgttatgctatcgaactattcaggctaatcttactctcagcgctcccttcaatccacaaacaatcactgtgagtatactcaatcccattttgcttttagcacttttgggtgttacatacgttacctatcaaatcacaatcaaacacaaactatttgaacgctgaccatttgcatgtgctacttgactaaatgaatgctgtttattatgtttacacgtggagtgctatctacctgccttagcaacatagtactatagtttgggctcagcacccgttcacacgtgggttgttaaggaccattacttgcatggattacggtggtaatcgtgtattgcgaaccgtctcggacggtcaacccgcagtcgttggtatcgatggttccatgtcgataattaacatgcatcgtttttcctctgtgtacgtgcctggttacgcgtaaactattcgaactctatatgctattatcaaacttgtgtgctcacctttacattatatgtattgactttattttaacgtatgtgacaggtgcttaagttgctaggatgcttaggcgcatggtgatgaaatcgaggctagggagtctagaaataataaccacttgtctgtaataattaaatctgagttgtcggaacggaatttatttgcctagttgctttctatgataacttgttatttatttgggacacggtatgggacgtgtcatgtaaactgaatttatattatagttgttgtggaaacttttggacaatctgtttcgctcagtgccgcgccccgatgattcccccatcggttggggtgtgatagaaaatgactccgtctgttcattttcgtttctgaagattgtccattgaggaaatgaatatccgtttgattacccttttcatttccatttctgatgaagcaaccattgaaaatgactccgtctgttcattttcgattctgaagattgtccgttgaggaaatgaatatccgtttgattacccttttcatttccatttctgatgaagcaaccgttgaaaatgactccgtctgttcactTTCGTTTCTGaggattgtccgttgaggaaatgaatgtCCGTTTGATTacccttttcatttccatttctgatgaagcacccgttgaaaatgactccgtccgttcattttcgtttctgaagattgtccatTGAGGAAGTGAATctccgtttgtttattccttcattttcGATTCTaaagaatgtccgttaaggaaatgacaggattatgTCTTGCATATCTCTGgcggttatttgacacaaagtcacagacagactcctacgaataaatttcgggacgaaatttcctaaagtaggggagactgtaaaaCCTGGGTCACTGCAActatcaaacaaaaacaaaatcaatgaaatattgtgattcatacttgggatttgtataaatatgtatatCGTTTACACatgtcaattcttgttcgatttcgggctttaaatcgctttctggaaggttatacgcgatcggatgtgtaaatataaccagtttaatgcaacaaacactccggaacagtgacataggcttaacataccttaaataacctttatataacttagaaataagttttggatggtttggtatgccgaaatcaagtttgttcgcttacagggactaaattcaacaaactgcgaaagtataccgatttgtactgtaacgaacattctagAACTTGATTTAGAAAGGGTacattacaacactccccgacgtttccgccacgttttgttgttttacgtggtcggggtgtgacaagaaagGGTACTTTAGGACCCTAGGGAGGAATATGTTCCAAGTTCTAACAAGGACGTTCCTCAATATTCGCTAGAGGGTCACCATGACACGTGGGAAGACGAGCGGTCAACAAACTTATCAAGCTCATTTGACTCACTCGACCTCTTAGATTTAGATTTAGGTGCGTTTATCTATTTTTACTATTTGTTGTATTTTTTTCTGTTTATTAGACGTATGTCTAATAGTATATgttgtgtgtttttttaattgtttgttgaaattatatatgtttaaatttgaatttatgttatgcaaaaaaaaattaaaaattattttattatttaaatatatatgaaATATAGAAAAATTATTATAAAAGAAAGAAATAAAAGGAAATATGTGATGAAGTGGATGTTGAGGTGGCGGTTTCTAAACAAACACGGGTTCTACCACTGGAAGAGAAATGAAAGTTTATGGAGGTTGGTTTGAAATCTAATGTTACATTTTAAGGTGACGACTTATTGTAAAAAAGGATGAGTACTACCTGTGGAGATTGAaacaatataatattttttaaaagCTTTAGTTTTTGTAACatcacgtaaaaacgtgtccaattgtGTATAGACACGTGTCTtaaactctaaatatgtgaaagattgagtttgaaggactaaagttgacaaacagtgaaaatatgtatgcgaagggactaaaagtgtcaacatgccaaacttgagcctctaAATGACCATACGTGAAGAATATATTCATAAGCGAGTGattaattggatataagaagccgtttttgaaaataatcggaagattataagaCTAtaagggttaaacgtgtcaacatgttaattctgacctctgagtgaccttttaacgaacccgaggctttgaaatattcaaatatactctcaagaataagtgataaaaatttcacgtggtttcgagatcgttaagcgagttttcaagactttgggtgaaaagtgtcAACTTGAAGAAATTTGCATTTATTGTGATATTTAACGAAAccgagcctaacgaagtttgtTTATACATCATTGAGCCTCAACAAACTAACTACAAGGAACTTTATGGCCGGAAATCAAGTTAAAAAGGGTTTTAATCGATCAGGGACCAAACCTGCCAACATTGAAACTGGTTTAACCTGTTTCCCAcctccaggcgggccgcgtaaggccaaGCAGAACTTCTACGCGGCCGCGTAGATGTCCCAAGCTCAGAAAAGACCTGCCAGGTGCAGGTTAACAGCTCCAAACTGACTTAAACTCGTTTGTATCGATCCCATGGGCTCTTAAACAGTATTATAAATCCACTAGGACACCTGGAGTGATCCTAGGATGTCCCATTACAGCTGCAATTGATCTAGACACTTGGGATTTAGTTTATAAAGAGCACTAGTCTTATGTTCATATGCACATCATTTGCAACAACTTCAAAAGGACTCACTTCTAGAGCTTGCAAGGATTAACAAAGGATTTGAATACCaaactttttcctactgatttcatacattaaataaattattttgagcatttaaaactgatcaaaatctcagatttatataaacatcttgattatcgacaattagcgagttttacactaattaggtgcatcgtatggtttaaaaccatattttacatctaagacttattacctactgaatttttaaacaaatttaaatattattacaaTAGGTATAAGTTATGAACTCCGGTTTCCAAAAATGCCCTtaaaagcttatgtgaaatgaccaaaatgccctttcgggacatagtttggtcataaatagtaaatttcatatatgtatgatatcttactgatgtaatgtgaTAAACTAAATACTTTTACTGATTTCAAAAGACCAGAActtcagtttgttataaaatctcttttataagcattaaaattaccaaaatgcccttatggaaCTTAAATTGGTTTAAAttgctttttgggcatatatgttaacatcctactgatgtattaacagattttaagcataataacaattAAGACCTGTATgtaattcatttggttacccattacgcggatcggtttatgtgactagtttacataaaatagCCGGAACGGGTCAtaccttatcattaaatcctcaatttccaaaatgtgtttagtttacccatattatacaaatatccaagcttgtcgggtctaaaccacattctatttcggcctccgcttaatctagcgtttagaaccgtaaagtctctttctagctagccggtctaagtttTTGACTTagctaaagacccgttagcatcctaataggttattaaaccttccATACAGATTAGTAGCATCCAGTAGAAGGTACCATcataaagctttaggattttacAGCTGAATTATCATTCACTtgtagctcaggtaaatacttttaacttattttcccttatacgggcttgggatatggtattggtattataataataccacttggtcgggtatgaaatcatttaatcggattgtgattaataaattacataacccgttttaatctgtcttgtttgataacataaacattgggggttaactcgaccgtgtcctggatatcctcggctcatttcatttgaaaatggccacgacctatgcacggggtgtaggcatacacctgacatatgcaaaaaaaaatgctaaataatatataaacccacatgttggggataactcctttttgggttctataagtggtgagtcgatTAATTATGACCGGCTtccaaccggccccaattgtgtgacaaacatgtaaatctctatacaagattatctttaaataattatcccaagttataaatgatttgtgccatgtgcacctaaatcaatttccataaatattttcaaaagagtcagttaattgtatttaccagtttatactgacgtattttctaaagactgattgacaggtacctctcgtaataggctggagctattaggtgtcataagaggatcttgcaaatccatagatacctgaagtatgttattttgttttcttgtattttacttatgatccgcctgtggatcttattacattccagtctgtatattctttcgtggacactcagacattatggtttgtaatagtttattcaccaagccttccgctgtgttattatattgtgtgtattgacaatgatgatatcaactacgtcatgatactccccgccgggcccaccggtaatatgtggaaatatcggggtatgacaggttggtatcagagccaatattgagtgaattaaacactaaccttttgtgtttaatctcaatgacacaataagcacattccttagacttccgagtctaggccAATGACCTAGGATTTGTTCTTAACTTTCATTTgttgtttatattttattttattttatttaacttgTTTTGACAGGATTAACCATCAACAATGCCGCCCAGAGTAAGAGGCAAAGGAAAGGGTCCCATGCGAGGTGGACCATCAGGACACGCAGGACCATCCCATCGGCGCACCCCATCTGCGTCGTTTTCTAGCTCAAACTCTCATGACCAATGGGGTCATTCATTTGAACCAGCGAGACACTCTGTCTCATTGAGCTCTTCGCCTTCTTTTCATCCATGACGAGCCCCAGCATTCTCATCACTCCCATGCATCACATCATTCGCATAAGTCTCACCAATCCTATCATTCCTTGCATTCTCATTCGTTTCATCATTCGGATTCTACCTACTCTCCTGCCCAGTTTAATCCTAATGACCACTTCAACGACTTTTTGTGCTACAACCCTTTGGGACCCGAGGATCACTTTTCTCATGAAATGGAGATGGATGACGACCCGGACCCAGAAATGCAAACCGGAACACCGGGCCACCCAATTAGCGTCTCAAGCGGTTCCCCATTTCTGGGATCGCCATACCGAGGGCCTGATTCATACCAAGAGAGGATGGTCGCGTATGATTGGTACTTTACTCCTTCGTACCATAACTCTCTTGCTCAACCTCCTTTGGTTGAACCCCAACTTCAAGCAGTTTCACCTCCACCACTTCCTGTTGAGGAGCCGCCTCAACAGCCACCTCAGCCACCTCCCGAGCCTCCGAGGCGAAGGAGGAATGCACGAATATCCGTGCGAGGAGGACCTCGATTCAGTTCTCCTCAGGGTTCAAGTTCTTACACTCCTATTCCTGAGGACCCCCAAATGGGTGGACCCTCGCACCCGGTACCGGAAAACGATCCTCCGCCGGCTTCCCATGCACCACCGCCACCAATGGGTTTCGACAACCCGATCCCGATTTACCCAGGTTCTTCTGGGTACAACCCTTTTGAAAACCCATCTGGATACCCATCGGATTATGGAAACCATGATCCATACCTTACTGCTGCACAATACAATGCACTTTATCCATCTTCTTACCCTCCAGTTTACCCAACTGGATATCCGGTGCAGGGGTATCAATGCCCCCCATATcagcaacctcctcctccccaACAGGTGTAAACTGAAGAAATAATGCAAAGGCTAGACAGGGTTGAGCAAGAAGCAAATGAAACCAAAAAGAAGCATAATAGCTTTCTCAAAGGCCTTGCGAGCCTTATTAAAGGCAAGAAGAAGTAGGAAGTTGTTTAATTTATCTTGTATTGTcttttaatcaagtccctgcgaggacattatTTTATTTTCTGTACCAAGTCCCTGCGTGGGCTTATTTTCCTATTTCtgtagcccctgcgtgggcattttgTTATttcaagtcccgtttagggcatctCTGTACTAGTTTtatggtttaataaagtttatctttgatttttaaatatgtattttaTTACATCATTATGTTATATCATTTCAATTTTAAATTGATCTGCTAAAGAAattcttagaggtataacctagccaaaatgttaaatggctatgatggtacaacctttttaagacaGTAAATCTCTGTTAAcctctgaaaacatgttaacaatcCTGGCTGTGCGGTGCGAGAAACCACACAAGCTTCCAAATGTACTTGGATTTTTCCAAAGTCACTTATATAGCCTATTTGATCAATGCGAATCATGGCAAATAAACATCAATATGATGTCTAcaccaaaacatccattagagatgtatgcttataagcaaaggtgtaataatgacaatgatagttttatttataaacttcttgtcaaaaaagGCGATGAACTATGTTCGACCCTTAAAAGATCAATGATACAAGAGATCGTTGGTTATGTTTTAATCgtccttgtgacaaggcctttGTGCCATCTAAATGTCCTTCGAGACGAGCCTTGTGTTAAACAAAAATGTCTTTTATGACTTTGGCAGTTGTGAATTATAAATTCTcctgtctaataaatataaaaaattatattctATTGATTATTAATTATTACTTAAAAATGGTctatatggtttaataataccatgaccatCTAATCATCGATATGGTGAATTATTTAAATAAATCATTATTGTTTGATTCAATACTTGAATAATGGTTGGATCTGACGAGCCAAATAGCCACCCGCGAGGAGAAAACAATAATGAAGCAAGAGTAAATCTTACAAACGCTGAACTGCAGGCAATGATTGACACCGTAGTTGCTCAAGCAGTAGATAAGATATTCAAGGATCCGAGTAATGTTCGGTCCAAAACTCATTCAAAGTCCCATTCTCATTCGCATGCGCAGAAGAAAAGTGAGTCTCAACACTCATCTAATCAGAGAAGTGAACCACAGAGGCAGATTGTCCTCGAGCCGACTCCCAGGTACACCAAGGGTTGTACCTATAAATACTTTGTCTTCTGTAAACCGAGGGATTTTACAGGAGAAAAGGGAGCGATAGACTGTATGAAGTAGTTAGATGAAATGGATACTGTGATAGACACCAGTGGATGTGCTAAGGAAGATATAAtgaagtttgtgtctcaatcttTCAAGGGCGATGCCCTCACTTGGTGGAAAGCATTAGTGCAAGCCATTGGAAAGGTTCCTTTGTATAACCTTTCATGGAACAAGTTTGTTGATTTGGTGAAGGATACTTattgtcctcaacatgaagtcgAGAGGATAGAAACTGACTTCCTCACTTTGGTAATGAAGGATCTGGAttgtagatcctatgtgactagCTTCAACTCGATGTCGAGGCTTGTACCATACTTAGTCACCCCTGAACCCAATCGCATTGcgcgttttatcggtggtttggCCCCTGAAGTGAAAGGGAATGTTAAGGCTTCTAAGCCAGCCACTTATAGATCTGCTGTGGatctatctttgtccctcactcttgATGTTGTGAGGAGTAGGGCAAAGAAAGCTACCGATGATGGGAAAAGGAAGAGAGAGGAAGACAAGTCTCCTCAGTCAAACAAGAAGAGTAAAGGGAACTTTGGTTCCAAGAAGGGGCAGCCAAGTGACAAACCTAGGTGCAAAACCTGCAACAAAAGGCACTTTGGGAAGTGCAATCAGGACCCACAAGTTAAACCATGTGGGATTTGAAAAAAAGAAAGGGCACAAGTCTGTTGAGTGCCAAAACATTAAGGATGCAACCTActacagttgcaatgaaaaggggcacgtCAAAACAAATTGCCCCAAGAATGATAAGAAGCCCGAGGAGGCAAAGAAAAACAATGCGAGAGTTTTTCAGATGAACGCAAGGGAAGCGGTGAACGACGAgaacgtcataacaggtaccttcctcatcaataataattatgctagagtcttatttgattcaggtgctgataAGTCTTTTGTTGACCATAAGTTTTGTAAGTCACTAAATTTGTctattaagactctagacataaaatatgaggtaaaGCTTGtcgatggtaccttagaaacaacttcaactcttcttgatggatgctctatatccattaagaatcattctatcccgctatccatcttgccaatgaaattggcAGGGTATGATATAGttttgggcatggattggttgtcgcataaccaagcccaaattgcctgtgACAAAAAGCTAGTTATTATCAAAACCCCTTCTGGTAAATCTgccactattcaaggagatacacaATATGGGTTGCCCAGCAATGTGTCTATTCTCAAGGTATCGCAGTGTTTGAAGAGcggatgtgtcatttacatggcgcAAGTGACTGTGAATGATCCGAAGCctaagattgaagacattccgaTCATCTCTGAgtatcctgatgtctttcctaacgagttacctggattacctcctgagaggcaagtagagttcaggATAGACATTCTACCAGGATTAGCACCTATTGCAAGAGCTCCTTATCGTCTAGCACCTACGGAAATGAAAGAGCTCAGGACTCAACTCGACGACTTACTGGAGAAAGGTTTTATTCAacccagctcttcgccttggggagctccaatactgtttgtgaaaaagaaggacggatcaatgcgcttatgcattgattatcgtgaattgaataaggtaacgatcaagaatcgttatcctttgcccaggatcgatgatttattcgatcaactCCAAGGGGCGAGCTATTTCTctaagattgatctgagatctggatatcatcaactcaagGTCCGAACTGAAGATGTGCCTAAGACAACTTTCAGAACAAGATATGGACATTTTGAGtttttagtgatgccttttgggctcactaatgcgcctgcaccattcatggacctcatgaatagagtctgcaaaccatacttagataagtttgtcattgtctttatagacgacatacttatttactcTCGTAGCCAAGTTgatcacgagaagcaccttcggTGTATCTTAGGATTGCTTCGACAGGAGAAattgtatgctaaattctccaaaTGCGAGTTCTGGCTCCGTGAAGTCCAATTTcatggacatgttgttagtgagcgtggtatccaagttgATCCCGCCAAGATAGAAGCCATATGATTTGGGAAGCACCAAAGACACCAACAGAAATTCGTAGTTTTCTGGGTTTAGCTagatattatagaagattcattgagaatttcttgAGAATAGCTGCACCATTAACTTCTTTGACCCGTAAGAATGTAAAATTTGATTGGGGTTCaaagcaacaagaatcctttgagatTCTTAAGCAGAAATTGAGCAATGCTCTGGTAttgacattacctgaaggaaTTGAAGAGTTTGTCGTATACTATGATGCGCCatacaccggtatgggttgtgtacttatgcaaaagggcaaggtaattgcatatgcatcatgacaactaaaggtgcatgaaaagaattacaccacccatgatttggaattgggtgccgttgtattcacactaaagttgtggagacattatttatatggaactaaatgtgtgatctatttggatcacaaaagtctccaacacttgttcaatcaaaaagagctcaatatgagacaacgccgttggatggagactctaaatgactatgattgcgagatacgctaccatccaggtaaagGGAACGTGGTCGCTGATGCtctaagccgaaaggaaagagtcaaaccaatcaggatcaatgccaagagcattaaattaaagaatagtctgaatgaaagactattagctgcacagaaagatgTTGTTTTGCAAGTTAACCTTCCAAACGAAAAGTTAGGTGTAACCGCTGAGCAGTTAGCACctggcaaggatggaattctcAG
Above is a window of Helianthus annuus cultivar XRQ/B chromosome 14, HanXRQr2.0-SUNRISE, whole genome shotgun sequence DNA encoding:
- the LOC110907088 gene encoding pollen-specific leucine-rich repeat extensin-like protein 2 yields the protein MEMDDDPDPEMQTGTPGHPISVSSGSPFLGSPYRGPDSYQERMVAYDWYFTPSYHNSLAQPPLVEPQLQAVSPPPLPVEEPPQQPPQPPPEPPRRRRNARISVRGGPRFSSPQGSSSYTPIPEDPQMGGPSHPVPENDPPPASHAPPPPMGFDNPIPIYPGSSGYNPFENPSGYPSDYGNHDPYLTAAQYNALYPSSYPPVYPTGYPVQGYQCPPYQQPPPPQQV
- the LOC110907087 gene encoding uncharacterized protein LOC110907087, whose translation is MDTVIDTSGCAKEDIMKFVSQSFKGDALTWWKALVQAIGKVPLYNLSWNKFVDLVKDTYCPQHEVERIETDFLTLVMKDLDCRSYVTSFNSMSRLVPYLVTPEPNRIARFIGGLAPEVKGNVKASKPATYRSAVDLSLSLTLDVVRSRAKKATDDGKRKREEDKSPQSNKKSKGNFGSKKGQPSDKPSCNEKGHVKTNCPKNDKKPEEAKKNNARVFQMNAREAVNDENVITGADKSFVDHKFCKSLNLSIKTLDIKYEVKLVDGYDIVLGMDWLSHNQAQIACDKKLVIIKTPSGKSATIQGDTQYGLPSNVSILKVSQCLKSGCVIYMAQVTVNDPKPKIEDIPIISEYPDVFPNDQVDHEKHLRCILGLLRQEKLYAKFSKCEFWLREVQFHGHVVSERGIQVDPAKIEAI